A window of Candidatus Atribacteria bacterium ADurb.Bin276 contains these coding sequences:
- a CDS encoding soluble pyridine nucleotide transhydrogenase: MKNTYDVIIIGGGPAGIFAALELADKTDLDILIIDRGGDIEERRCPAREKKNICQKCQPCSLLCGWGGAGAFSDGKLTFSHDVGGQLTSYLKPNDLEQLLQYVDNIYLRYGATPRVYGDDGEKVEELRKKAEMAELILLPSRVRHLGTDSCRGILTRIKNHLKEKVTILTRTEAAEILTKNHQAVGVQLKNGDVIKSHYLIVAPGRVGADWLRTEALKLKLDLVNNPVDLGVRMEVPASIMEEYTKVLYELKLIYYSHTFDDRVRTFCMCPHGEVVSEYNDGIITVNGHSYENRKTNNTNFAILVSTHFTEPFKEPIEYGRYVARLANMLSGGVVIQRLKDLQLGRRSTPERIKKSVLKPTLNGASPGDLSFVLPYRFLQDVLEIISAMDKFIPGMSSPHNLLYGLEVKFYSSRVKLSEYLESDIENLFMAGDGAGVTRGLIQASTSGVIVAREILHRVGGHIE, translated from the coding sequence ATGAAAAATACCTATGATGTTATTATAATCGGAGGAGGACCAGCGGGAATTTTTGCCGCATTAGAACTTGCCGATAAAACCGATCTTGATATTCTAATAATTGATCGAGGCGGAGATATTGAAGAACGAAGATGCCCAGCCCGGGAAAAGAAAAATATCTGCCAAAAATGTCAGCCATGTTCATTGCTCTGTGGCTGGGGAGGAGCAGGAGCATTCAGTGATGGGAAGCTGACTTTTTCCCACGATGTTGGAGGTCAGTTGACTTCTTATTTAAAACCGAATGATTTGGAACAGCTTCTTCAGTACGTTGATAATATCTACCTTCGCTATGGAGCAACCCCACGGGTTTATGGAGATGATGGAGAAAAGGTGGAAGAACTCCGGAAAAAAGCGGAAATGGCTGAACTGATATTGCTCCCATCTCGAGTGAGACATTTGGGAACTGACAGCTGTCGAGGAATATTAACTCGTATCAAAAATCATTTGAAAGAGAAGGTGACCATCCTCACTCGTACTGAAGCTGCCGAAATATTAACCAAAAACCATCAAGCAGTTGGGGTTCAGCTGAAAAATGGCGATGTGATTAAAAGCCACTACTTGATCGTTGCACCTGGTCGGGTTGGAGCTGATTGGCTAAGGACAGAAGCACTGAAATTAAAGCTTGATTTAGTCAATAATCCCGTAGATTTGGGCGTTAGGATGGAAGTACCGGCTTCAATTATGGAAGAATACACCAAAGTTTTGTACGAATTAAAACTCATCTATTATTCCCATACCTTTGACGATCGAGTGAGAACTTTTTGTATGTGCCCTCATGGTGAGGTGGTCAGTGAATATAACGATGGGATTATAACCGTTAATGGCCATAGTTATGAAAATCGAAAAACCAACAATACCAATTTTGCCATCCTGGTAAGTACTCATTTTACCGAACCCTTCAAAGAACCAATCGAATATGGCCGCTATGTTGCTCGCTTAGCAAATATGCTCAGTGGCGGTGTTGTTATACAAAGGCTTAAAGATTTACAATTGGGAAGAAGGTCTACTCCAGAACGAATAAAAAAATCAGTTTTAAAGCCTACACTCAACGGTGCTAGTCCGGGGGATTTGAGTTTTGTTCTCCCTTATCGGTTTTTGCAAGATGTATTAGAGATTATTTCGGCTATGGATAAGTTTATTCCAGGAATGAGTTCTCCGCATAATCTTCTCTATGGATTAGAAGTAAAGTTCTATTCATCTCGGGTGAAACTCAGCGAATATTTAGAAAGCGATATCGAGAATTTATTCATGGCTGGAGATGGTGCCGGTGTTACCCGAGGTTTGATTCAGGCGTCCACATCGGGTGTGATCGTAGCCAGAGAAATTCTACACCGGGTTGGAGGTCATATTGAATGA